The following are from one region of the Candidatus Acidiferrales bacterium genome:
- a CDS encoding IS1380 family transposase produces MVFSFYRHRPIHADFSGGQITSDAGLLPLRAFDERQQLTRDLAETLSDPRQDDRVRHDSLALLRQRVYQIVAGYEDANDADRLRHDPLLQIIVDQKLGEALGSQPTLSRWENAPSGRDLVRLNDALLKQFIRLCGKQARKRGEILLDIDSTDDPTHGRQQLSFFNGAYGQHMYHPMLIFERHTGCLLAARLRAGNASSHARIVPLLLRLVPRLQAAFPKVKIKLRGDAGFALPLLYEFCEFFGIQYTLGIPANSVFRRRAEPRQKRLQRRYRRTQLPQRSFSSFRHRARSWSHQRRICYKAEHTAVGTNLRFVITNCLGCASEVFAFYNDRGECENRIEEFKNGFRADRLSCHRFLANAFRLLLHGFAYNLVNLFRLQLPQPWRSAQIETLRAQLFKIGARVRQTARCVRFHLASGWPFQNLFRSAAFAVNSS; encoded by the coding sequence TTGGTTTTCTCCTTCTACCGACATCGACCCATTCACGCTGATTTTTCCGGTGGGCAAATCACCAGCGATGCCGGACTTTTGCCGCTGCGGGCCTTTGACGAACGCCAGCAGCTGACTCGCGATCTGGCTGAAACCCTCAGCGATCCGCGTCAGGACGATCGTGTCCGTCACGACTCGCTAGCGCTGTTGCGGCAGCGCGTCTACCAAATCGTTGCCGGATACGAAGACGCCAACGACGCCGACCGCCTGCGCCACGATCCACTCTTGCAAATCATCGTCGATCAGAAACTGGGAGAGGCACTCGGCTCCCAGCCTACTCTCAGCCGCTGGGAGAACGCACCTTCGGGCCGCGATCTGGTACGCCTGAACGACGCTCTGTTGAAGCAGTTCATTCGTCTCTGCGGTAAGCAGGCCCGCAAACGTGGTGAGATCCTGCTGGACATCGACTCCACAGACGATCCCACTCATGGCCGCCAGCAACTCAGCTTCTTCAACGGTGCCTATGGTCAGCACATGTATCACCCCATGCTGATCTTCGAGCGCCACACCGGATGTCTGCTGGCAGCCCGACTTCGAGCGGGAAACGCCTCCAGTCATGCTCGCATCGTGCCCCTGCTGCTGCGACTGGTCCCGCGACTGCAGGCCGCTTTTCCTAAAGTGAAGATCAAGCTGCGCGGCGATGCCGGCTTCGCTCTGCCCCTGCTCTATGAGTTCTGCGAGTTCTTCGGCATCCAATACACACTGGGCATTCCCGCCAACTCGGTCTTCCGGCGCCGCGCCGAACCGAGGCAGAAACGGTTACAGCGCCGCTATCGTCGCACCCAGTTACCACAGCGCAGTTTCTCCAGCTTCCGCCACCGCGCCCGCAGTTGGTCGCACCAGCGCCGTATCTGTTACAAAGCCGAGCACACCGCCGTCGGAACCAACCTGCGCTTCGTGATTACCAACTGCCTCGGTTGTGCCTCGGAGGTCTTCGCTTTCTATAACGATCGCGGCGAGTGTGAGAACCGCATCGAGGAGTTCAAAAACGGTTTCCGCGCCGACCGCTTGAGCTGTCACCGCTTCCTGGCCAACGCCTTCCGCCTGCTGCTGCACGGCTTTGCCTACAACCTGGTCAACCTGTTCCGCTTGCAGTTGCCCCAGCCCTGGCGTTCGGCCCAGATCGAAACGCTGCGCGCCCAACTCTTCAAAATCGGCGCTCGCGTTCGCCAGACCGCCCGCTGTGTTCGCTTTCACCTGGCCAGCGGCTGGCCCTTCCAGAACTTGTTCCGCTCCGCCGCCTTCGCCGTTAACAGCAGTTGA